The following proteins are encoded in a genomic region of Oryzias latipes chromosome 17, ASM223467v1:
- the LOC101161339 gene encoding regulator of G-protein signaling 20, whose amino-acid sequence MPCVSVLRQWEIRPTSVLRGIKHARVLMWQWIRGLVRACRHSVGYELNYNGPVREEREIVCLEPMGSERMEMRKRQMSVQQESAAGGTAPAQQDQPGQANPRGSNACCFCWCCCCSCSWNEDRDDRNRKTSYDVKEGTADCEDCPKPTLEEVHSWGQSFDKLMGCPAGRNCFRQFLRTEFSEENMLFWLACEEFSKETNKSMIEEKARVIYEDYISILSPKEVSLDSRVRETINRNMVEPTSHTFEDAQLQIYTLMQRDSYPRYLNSSAHKNLLNSLSEQSPES is encoded by the exons ATGCCATGTGTTAGCGTGCTGAGGCAGTGGGAGATCCGGCCCACGTCTGTGCTGCGGGGGATCAAACACGCCAGGGTCCTGATGTGGCAGTGGATACGGGGACTGGTCCGGGCCTGCCGGCACAGCGTGGGATATGAGCTCAACTACAATGGGCCTGTCAGAGAGGAGCGGGAGATTGTTTGCCTTGAG CCCATGGGATCAGAACGGATGGAGATGCGAAAGAGGCAGATGTCGGTGCAGCAGGAGTCGGCAGCGGGGGGAACTGCACCGGCCCAGCAGGACCAGCCGGGCCAGGCCAACCCACGGGGCTCAAATGCGTGCTGCTTctgttggtgctgctgctgtagctgctcctG GAATGAAGACCGGGACGACCGGAACAGAAAAACATCGTATGACGTCAAAGAAGGGACCGCAGACTGTGAAGACTG TCCCAAGCCCACCCTGGAGGAGGTGCATTCGTGGGGGCAGTCGTTTGATAAGCTCATGGGCTGCCCGGCCGGGAGGAACTGCTTCCGACAGTTTCTTCGCACCGAGTTCAGCGAGGAGAACATGCTCTTCTGGCTAGCCTGCGAGGAGTTCAGCAAAGAGACGAATAAGAGCATGATCGAGGAGAAGGCTCGGGTCATCTATGAGGATTACATCTCCATTCTGTCGCCAAAAGAG GTCAGCCTCGACTCGCGTGTGCGTGAGACCATCAACCGGAACATGGTGGAGCCCACCTCGCACACGTTCGAGGACGCCCAGCTGCAGATCTATACGTTAATGCAAAGAGACTCGTACCCCCGCTACCTGAACTCCTCAGCACACAAAAACCTGCTCAACTCCCTGTCAGAGCAGTCCCCCGAATCTTAG